In Luteolibacter sp. Y139, a genomic segment contains:
- a CDS encoding SurA N-terminal domain-containing protein yields the protein MIEHLRKYTGLIIFVIALLFVGLAFFGDNVAKSHRGTNDPLALSVDGRQYTMSEVQKLGSAPMVIAQNFRMFEMFDFLSTLGAFGGGDETEHRFFVNRLNVRQAAEEFGVYPSKEDITAEIKKMTSFQGADGGYDQQRYNDFAKSLGHGMTETDFIDIIRDVLATRKLSEIIGGGLAVDRTLAAQQVTSRDQQVAIQLARVPLSKFQEELKPTDDELKAQWETTKEKYQTDRKIKLSYVIAKPTYPELPKDEAKLPDAVTDEQKKEAEKKAADKKAADQAKLDEDKRRIDTELADTVDSFLQQIEASEGKDFAKLTEENGWKIVTTDLFARSALPVELNGNTRSKSDPVPVGDILFKITPGTDTMSRYSEALPIADGAFLVAHLDEAEEPRTKTFDEAKEQVRVDYIADKAGEALKKAADEKATKIREALTAGKSFADAAKEQGLEVKSLGPFKATDKIPDEADVSTLFETASMVDPGKLADPVMKPDGATFVFVEKREVVRDDKRAERINQSVTGLTTNQQRIAFSAWLEEKLTATQITDLRKKP from the coding sequence ATGATCGAACACCTCCGCAAATACACCGGCCTGATCATCTTTGTGATCGCCTTGCTTTTCGTCGGCCTGGCCTTCTTCGGCGACAATGTGGCCAAGAGTCATCGCGGCACGAACGATCCCCTGGCCCTTTCCGTGGATGGCCGCCAGTACACCATGAGCGAGGTGCAAAAGCTCGGCAGCGCCCCGATGGTGATCGCGCAGAACTTCCGCATGTTCGAGATGTTCGATTTCCTCAGCACGCTGGGAGCTTTCGGCGGTGGGGATGAGACGGAGCATCGCTTTTTCGTCAACCGCTTGAACGTCCGCCAGGCTGCCGAGGAGTTCGGCGTGTATCCTTCGAAGGAGGACATCACCGCGGAGATCAAGAAGATGACCAGCTTCCAGGGCGCCGATGGTGGCTATGACCAGCAGCGCTACAATGACTTCGCCAAGTCGCTCGGCCACGGCATGACCGAGACCGACTTCATCGACATCATTCGCGACGTCCTCGCCACCCGCAAGCTGAGCGAAATCATCGGCGGCGGCCTCGCAGTCGACCGCACCCTGGCTGCCCAGCAGGTCACCAGCCGCGACCAGCAGGTCGCCATCCAGCTTGCCCGCGTTCCGCTTTCGAAATTCCAAGAGGAGCTGAAGCCCACCGATGACGAGCTGAAGGCCCAGTGGGAAACCACCAAGGAAAAGTACCAGACCGACCGGAAGATCAAACTCTCCTACGTCATCGCCAAGCCGACCTACCCGGAACTGCCGAAGGACGAGGCCAAGCTGCCCGACGCCGTCACCGACGAGCAGAAGAAGGAAGCCGAAAAGAAAGCGGCCGACAAGAAGGCCGCCGACCAAGCCAAGCTCGACGAGGACAAGCGCCGCATCGACACCGAACTGGCCGACACCGTGGACAGCTTCCTGCAGCAGATCGAAGCCAGCGAAGGCAAGGACTTCGCCAAGCTCACCGAAGAGAACGGCTGGAAGATCGTCACCACCGATCTCTTCGCCCGCAGCGCCCTGCCCGTCGAACTGAACGGCAACACCCGCTCGAAATCCGATCCCGTTCCGGTCGGCGACATCCTCTTCAAGATCACTCCCGGCACTGACACGATGTCGCGCTACAGCGAGGCCCTGCCGATCGCCGACGGAGCCTTCCTTGTCGCCCACCTCGACGAAGCCGAGGAGCCGCGCACCAAGACCTTTGACGAGGCCAAGGAACAAGTCCGCGTCGACTACATCGCCGACAAGGCCGGCGAAGCGCTCAAGAAGGCCGCTGATGAAAAGGCCACCAAGATCCGCGAGGCTCTCACCGCCGGCAAGTCCTTCGCTGATGCCGCCAAGGAGCAAGGCCTGGAAGTGAAGTCGCTCGGACCCTTCAAGGCCACCGACAAGATCCCCGACGAAGCCGACGTCTCGACCCTCTTCGAAACCGCCTCGATGGTGGATCCTGGCAAGCTCGCCGATCCCGTCATGAAGCCGGACGGTGCCACCTTCGTCTTCGTCGAAAAGCGCGAGGTCGTGAGGGATGACAAGCGTGCCGAGCGCATCAACCAATCCGTGACCGGCCTCACCACGAACCAGCAGCGCATCGCCTTCTCGGCATGGCTGGAGGAAAAGCTGACCGCCACCCAGATCACCGATCTTCGCAAGAAGCCCTGA
- a CDS encoding tetratricopeptide repeat protein — protein MPDSELDSLFDDANGALALGELDEAAALYRRCVAIDPDFFDGWHALGMCLLKLGQVKEAIGCGLQATTLRPNDLLAWTGLSQMYVRDGQIGEAEFAKGNARILSLGGKVVRDSSH, from the coding sequence ATGCCCGACTCCGAACTCGACTCGCTCTTTGACGATGCCAACGGCGCCCTTGCCCTTGGCGAGCTGGACGAAGCAGCGGCCCTCTATCGCCGCTGCGTCGCCATCGATCCCGACTTCTTCGATGGCTGGCATGCCCTCGGCATGTGCCTGTTGAAGCTCGGCCAAGTGAAGGAAGCCATCGGCTGCGGCCTGCAGGCGACCACCCTGCGGCCGAACGACCTGCTCGCCTGGACCGGCCTCTCGCAGATGTACGTCCGCGACGGCCAGATTGGCGAAGCCGAGTTCGCCAAGGGCAACGCGCGCATTCTCTCGTTAGGCGGTAAGGTGGTCAGGGATTCTTCCCACTGA
- a CDS encoding LamG-like jellyroll fold domain-containing protein, with amino-acid sequence MNLPYHHEKSPRRTHAAAALAILVSPALAIDVNLTATNAIDTSSFATNLSWSNAAVPSAGNAYFVASNYNLRTPAGGTTDLTFAGDSLTITGANLVYKGSTNVNTITINNLTLNGSLVNNASNSSTAFTLAGNKITIAGTGTTTLFSNNATITVTAPITGNSGTLLLQTNNTTGRQVVLAGANTYTGNITVTGASGAALATTGALAFKIGATGVNNTITGTVPFTFDGTFNLDLTTAGNTVGDHWTLVDAANLVETFGVNFNIPGFTENSGFWTSADGKYQFNEATGVLTRITADTDGDGLADSWEMTYFSSLAQGATDDPDGDYCNNLLEYQRGTNPNLASSYPDTDADGLNDGWELYYFTNLAQVANGDFDGDHNTNLAEQTANSDPTTAFSFPDTDNDGLNDGWEVFYFTTLAAAIPTADPDGDLFTNEDEMWASTNPTVQISSPDSDNDGSGDGLPDGWEVKYFRVGNETLAEATARQNGTGDPDGDGVNNKLEYLAGTDPTNAASAQTTLGYWRFEEATTGEVPAGGNGQYLYPTSIQDSSVYGNHMMAWADYSRPNYDSVVPSATVPVTGVTDTGSLYFQRNNSGVYFIEAIFSTPTANLGGGQATLRTYPFTAFTVEASFNTNLTGQWQVPVSKLGNPVAGQPPFSIKIDTANKLRAGMVDGSGTAREIIGTSTIAAGSWYSTAVTATATELKLWLKKPGDAAYVLEGTVAITGAWYVPPTGPLDTPWNIGQGMWNGTATDAFQGNIDEVRISAVALPESKFLFHQDGSPFQLWAAQNIPDVSLRGETADPDHDGTSNLAEFRLGLNPMSGSSFFGVNLSGSTLSWPAATGIQFTIQRTTTLAGWSDVATVTASSSAGSWTDPSPPAGKAFYRVVFTE; translated from the coding sequence ATGAATCTGCCCTATCACCACGAAAAATCCCCACGGCGGACCCACGCCGCTGCCGCACTTGCCATCCTTGTCTCCCCCGCTCTCGCCATCGATGTCAACCTCACTGCCACGAACGCCATCGACACCAGCTCGTTCGCCACGAATCTCTCGTGGTCGAACGCCGCGGTTCCTTCTGCCGGCAATGCCTACTTCGTCGCGAGCAACTATAACCTTCGTACTCCGGCCGGTGGCACCACCGACCTCACCTTCGCCGGAGACTCGCTGACCATCACCGGGGCCAACCTCGTCTACAAGGGAAGCACCAACGTCAACACGATCACCATCAACAACCTCACGTTGAATGGCTCGCTCGTGAACAACGCGAGCAATTCTTCCACCGCCTTCACCCTTGCCGGGAACAAGATCACGATCGCCGGCACCGGCACCACCACGCTGTTCTCCAACAATGCCACGATCACGGTCACGGCACCCATCACCGGTAACAGCGGAACGCTGCTCCTTCAGACCAACAACACCACCGGCCGCCAGGTCGTGCTGGCCGGTGCCAATACCTACACCGGCAACATCACCGTCACTGGTGCCAGCGGCGCGGCACTTGCCACCACCGGTGCACTGGCATTCAAGATCGGTGCCACCGGCGTGAACAACACGATCACCGGCACGGTTCCCTTCACCTTCGACGGCACCTTCAATCTCGATCTCACCACCGCCGGCAACACGGTCGGAGATCACTGGACCCTGGTGGATGCCGCGAATCTCGTCGAAACCTTCGGCGTGAACTTCAACATCCCGGGCTTCACCGAGAACAGCGGCTTCTGGACCTCGGCCGATGGCAAGTACCAGTTCAACGAAGCGACCGGCGTGCTCACCCGCATCACCGCGGACACCGATGGCGACGGCCTGGCCGACTCGTGGGAAATGACCTACTTCTCCAGCCTCGCCCAAGGCGCCACGGATGATCCGGACGGCGACTATTGCAACAACCTCCTGGAGTACCAGCGCGGCACCAATCCCAACCTCGCCTCGTCCTATCCCGATACCGATGCCGACGGGCTGAACGACGGCTGGGAACTCTACTACTTCACCAACCTGGCGCAGGTCGCGAATGGCGATTTCGACGGTGACCACAATACCAACCTGGCCGAGCAGACCGCCAACTCCGATCCCACCACCGCCTTCTCCTTCCCGGATACGGACAACGACGGCCTCAACGATGGCTGGGAAGTCTTTTACTTCACCACGCTCGCGGCCGCTATCCCCACCGCCGATCCCGATGGTGACCTCTTCACCAATGAGGATGAAATGTGGGCCTCGACCAATCCCACGGTGCAGATTTCCTCGCCGGACAGCGACAACGATGGCTCCGGCGATGGCCTGCCCGATGGCTGGGAAGTGAAGTACTTCCGCGTCGGCAACGAGACGCTCGCCGAAGCGACCGCCCGCCAGAACGGCACCGGCGATCCGGATGGCGACGGCGTGAACAACAAGCTGGAATACCTCGCCGGCACCGATCCAACGAACGCTGCCTCGGCGCAGACCACGCTGGGCTACTGGCGCTTCGAGGAAGCCACCACCGGCGAAGTTCCCGCCGGCGGCAATGGCCAATACCTGTATCCCACCTCGATCCAGGACTCCTCGGTCTACGGCAACCACATGATGGCATGGGCCGACTACAGCCGCCCGAACTACGACTCGGTTGTCCCCTCGGCCACGGTTCCGGTCACCGGCGTCACCGATACCGGCTCGCTGTATTTCCAGCGGAATAACAGCGGCGTCTACTTCATCGAGGCGATCTTCTCGACGCCGACCGCCAACCTCGGTGGCGGACAGGCAACGCTGCGGACCTATCCCTTCACCGCCTTCACCGTCGAGGCGAGCTTCAATACCAACCTCACCGGCCAATGGCAGGTGCCGGTGTCCAAGCTGGGCAATCCGGTCGCTGGCCAGCCGCCTTTCTCGATCAAGATCGACACCGCCAACAAGCTACGCGCCGGCATGGTGGATGGCTCGGGCACCGCTCGTGAGATCATCGGCACCTCCACCATCGCGGCAGGTTCGTGGTATTCCACCGCAGTCACCGCCACTGCCACGGAACTGAAGCTGTGGCTGAAGAAACCCGGCGATGCCGCCTACGTGCTGGAAGGCACGGTCGCCATCACCGGCGCATGGTATGTGCCGCCGACGGGTCCGCTCGATACGCCCTGGAACATCGGCCAAGGCATGTGGAACGGTACCGCCACCGATGCCTTCCAAGGCAACATCGACGAAGTCCGCATCAGCGCGGTCGCCTTGCCCGAGTCCAAGTTCCTCTTCCACCAGGACGGCTCGCCCTTCCAGCTGTGGGCGGCACAGAATATCCCGGACGTCAGCCTGCGTGGTGAAACCGCCGATCCTGACCACGACGGCACCTCAAACCTCGCCGAATTCCGGCTCGGCTTGAATCCGATGAGCGGCTCCTCGTTCTTCGGTGTGAACCTGAGTGGCAGCACCCTCAGCTGGCCAGCGGCTACCGGCATCCAGTTCACGATCCAGCGGACCACCACGCTGGCTGGCTGGAGCGACGTCGCGACCGTCACCGCCAGCAGCTCGGCCGGATCCTGGACAGACCCCTCCCCCCCGGCTGGCAAGGCATTCTATCGTGTGGTGTTCACTGAATAA
- a CDS encoding glycoside hydrolase family 16 protein, with protein MTRHLLPLLFTATALAQTEEPASPPRDPAYKLVWSDEFEGDGAVDESKWRLEEGFQRNHELQWYRKENAVKKDGLLVIEARREKVPNPRFREGARDWRDQRKEADYTSASLTTAGKHDWKFGRFEIRARFTARPGLWPAIWTTGRGRWPHGGEIDILEYYGGRIYANFCWAGKGGRDLWSTGSHSIGRFDDGSWQDRFHTWVLEWDAEKLTIWLDGQPLNTQLMQHVKNQDGPPVNPFLAPQAMRLNFAIGGMNGGDPAGTSFPQRYEVDYVRVYQKPE; from the coding sequence ATGACCCGCCACCTGCTGCCGCTGCTTTTCACCGCCACCGCGCTCGCCCAAACGGAGGAGCCGGCTTCGCCGCCACGCGATCCGGCCTACAAGCTCGTCTGGTCGGACGAGTTCGAGGGCGATGGCGCGGTGGATGAAAGCAAGTGGCGTCTCGAGGAAGGCTTCCAGCGCAACCACGAGCTCCAGTGGTATCGCAAGGAGAACGCGGTGAAGAAGGACGGCCTGCTGGTGATCGAAGCCCGTCGTGAGAAGGTTCCGAACCCGAGGTTCCGCGAAGGGGCCAGGGATTGGCGCGACCAGCGGAAGGAAGCCGACTATACCTCCGCCTCGCTGACCACCGCCGGGAAGCATGATTGGAAGTTCGGACGCTTTGAAATCCGCGCCCGCTTCACCGCCCGGCCCGGCCTGTGGCCCGCCATTTGGACTACCGGACGCGGACGCTGGCCTCATGGCGGCGAGATCGATATCCTCGAGTACTATGGAGGTCGTATTTACGCGAACTTCTGCTGGGCGGGCAAAGGCGGCCGCGATCTCTGGAGCACCGGCTCGCATTCCATCGGACGCTTCGATGACGGCAGCTGGCAGGACCGCTTCCACACCTGGGTGCTCGAATGGGACGCGGAGAAGCTGACCATCTGGCTCGATGGCCAGCCGCTCAACACGCAGCTGATGCAGCACGTGAAGAATCAGGATGGCCCTCCGGTGAATCCCTTCCTCGCCCCGCAGGCGATGCGCCTGAACTTCGCCATCGGCGGCATGAACGGCGGCGATCCTGCCGGCACGAGTTTTCCGCAGCGCTACGAGGTCGACTACGTGCGCGTCTATCAGAAACCCGAGTGA
- the rsmA gene encoding 16S rRNA (adenine(1518)-N(6)/adenine(1519)-N(6))-dimethyltransferase RsmA, whose product MTGHEIRDALEVAGVMPSRQLGQNFLSDPNMARWITDQLDARPEDTIVEVGPGTGALTEHLVGRVRRIVLVEFDSRLAAFLKGRFAHEPSVEVHHADGVKFDSRVLWQHRPVKFLGNLPYSCGGAILRNFLSRPNPFELAVIMLQKEVIDRLAAGPSTKDYGVLTLRVQSEWQVKPLRTVPPEAFHPRPQIDSSVALLTPRGKEFPAFDARRFDEMIRRGFAQRRKQMGKQMPENPPWEEVHTGLGVPATVRGEALSLEQWIELARVYDDHPLRDVPQRGEEIFDVVDMDDQVTGQATRREVHEKGLLHRAVHVFVVNRHGDLLLQKRSRFKDAHPGVWDSSVSGHLDAGEDYAVAAVRELEEEMGVTGVPIQEVGSILPCEATGWEHVRLYVCRWDGSPRFPCAEVEAAMWMRPDELDRWIAARPEDFASGFLECWKLSRGR is encoded by the coding sequence GTGACGGGACACGAGATCCGCGATGCCCTGGAAGTTGCCGGGGTGATGCCCAGCCGCCAGCTTGGCCAGAATTTCCTCAGCGATCCGAACATGGCGCGGTGGATCACCGACCAGCTGGATGCCCGGCCGGAGGATACCATCGTGGAGGTGGGCCCGGGTACCGGAGCGCTGACCGAGCACCTCGTCGGCCGGGTGCGGCGGATCGTGCTGGTAGAGTTCGACTCACGGCTGGCGGCGTTTTTGAAAGGACGCTTCGCCCATGAGCCGAGCGTGGAGGTCCATCACGCCGATGGGGTGAAATTCGACTCGCGGGTGCTGTGGCAGCACCGTCCGGTGAAGTTTTTGGGAAACCTGCCCTATTCTTGCGGCGGCGCCATTTTGCGGAATTTCCTGTCCCGCCCGAATCCCTTCGAACTCGCCGTCATCATGCTGCAGAAGGAGGTGATCGACCGCCTCGCCGCCGGCCCGAGCACCAAGGACTACGGCGTGCTGACGCTGCGGGTGCAGAGCGAGTGGCAGGTGAAGCCGCTGCGGACGGTGCCGCCGGAGGCCTTCCATCCGCGGCCACAGATCGACTCCTCGGTGGCGCTGCTGACCCCGCGGGGGAAAGAATTTCCGGCCTTCGACGCCCGCCGTTTCGACGAGATGATCCGCCGTGGCTTCGCCCAACGGCGCAAGCAGATGGGCAAGCAGATGCCCGAAAATCCGCCATGGGAGGAGGTCCATACCGGCCTCGGAGTGCCTGCCACGGTCAGAGGGGAGGCGCTTTCACTGGAGCAATGGATCGAGCTGGCCCGGGTTTACGACGATCATCCGCTGCGGGATGTGCCCCAGCGCGGCGAGGAGATCTTCGACGTTGTGGACATGGACGACCAGGTCACCGGGCAGGCGACGCGGCGGGAGGTCCATGAAAAGGGCCTGCTCCACCGTGCGGTCCACGTCTTCGTCGTGAATCGTCACGGCGACCTGTTGCTGCAAAAGCGGTCGCGCTTCAAGGACGCCCACCCGGGCGTCTGGGATTCCAGTGTTTCCGGGCATCTGGATGCCGGCGAGGACTACGCCGTTGCCGCGGTCCGCGAGTTGGAGGAGGAAATGGGCGTCACCGGGGTGCCGATTCAGGAAGTTGGCAGCATTCTCCCGTGCGAAGCCACCGGATGGGAGCACGTGCGGCTTTATGTTTGCCGGTGGGATGGCTCCCCGCGTTTCCCCTGTGCGGAAGTGGAGGCCGCAATGTGGATGCGGCCGGATGAGCTCGACCGGTGGATCGCCGCCCGGCCGGAGGACTTCGCCAGCGGGTTCCTGGAGTGCTGGAAGCTCTCGCGAGGTCGATAA
- a CDS encoding class I tRNA ligase family protein codes for MFYITTAIDYTNGAPHIGHAYEKVLADVIARYQRLKGEEVYFLTGVDQHGQKVQQNAEKEGINPATFAKKTTKLFINLWKKLGVNYDGWAETMDDRHKACVTAILSDLKERGELYKKGYKGFYSVRQEQFLTDRDRNEAGEFGPEWGEVVELEEENWYFRLSAHAEWLKNYVSSNPDFVGPSFRRNELLGALANSGELDLCISRPKERLRWGIEFPFDPDFVTYVWFDALINYISFAGYGAKEGSDLPSFEKLWPCAAHVIGKDILVPAHGIYWPCMLHAMGFSDEQMPKILVHGWWNMKGEKMSKSLGNVVNPDELADKFGADALRYYLVRDVTTGKDADFDLDRLVMLYNQELANELGNLCNRALNMTGRFCNGVVTTGGETNDDDLDLRASLETVLGDYRAAMDSFDVAEGLKALNRHVTFCNAYTDRNKPWELGKDPAKQSRLETVLANLVESLAHCAVLLSPVLPDPAERIAAQLRMDDLLKLKLDDLKWGLVPNGHETGKPKPVFPKIVIEEAE; via the coding sequence ATGTTCTACATCACCACCGCCATCGACTACACCAACGGCGCCCCGCACATCGGTCACGCCTATGAGAAGGTGCTGGCCGACGTCATCGCCCGCTATCAGCGACTGAAGGGCGAGGAGGTCTACTTCCTCACCGGGGTGGACCAGCATGGCCAGAAGGTCCAGCAGAACGCTGAAAAGGAAGGCATCAATCCGGCGACCTTCGCGAAGAAAACGACCAAGCTTTTCATCAACCTCTGGAAGAAGCTCGGCGTGAACTACGACGGCTGGGCGGAAACCATGGACGATCGCCACAAGGCCTGCGTCACAGCCATCCTCAGCGACCTGAAGGAGCGCGGCGAACTCTACAAGAAGGGCTACAAGGGCTTCTACTCGGTGCGTCAGGAGCAATTTCTCACCGACCGTGATCGCAATGAGGCCGGTGAATTCGGCCCGGAGTGGGGCGAGGTCGTCGAGCTTGAGGAAGAGAACTGGTACTTCCGGCTGAGCGCCCACGCCGAGTGGCTGAAAAACTACGTTTCTAGTAATCCCGACTTCGTCGGCCCGAGCTTCCGCCGCAACGAGCTGCTCGGCGCGCTGGCGAACTCCGGTGAACTGGACCTCTGCATTTCCCGCCCGAAGGAGCGCCTGCGCTGGGGCATCGAGTTCCCCTTCGATCCTGACTTCGTCACCTACGTCTGGTTCGACGCCCTGATCAACTACATCTCCTTCGCCGGCTATGGCGCGAAGGAGGGCTCGGACCTGCCTTCCTTCGAGAAGCTCTGGCCCTGCGCGGCCCACGTCATCGGCAAGGATATCCTCGTCCCCGCACATGGCATCTACTGGCCATGCATGCTTCACGCGATGGGCTTCAGCGATGAACAGATGCCGAAGATCCTGGTCCACGGCTGGTGGAACATGAAGGGCGAGAAAATGTCGAAGTCACTCGGCAACGTCGTCAATCCGGACGAGCTGGCCGACAAGTTCGGCGCGGACGCGCTGCGCTACTATCTGGTGCGCGACGTGACCACCGGCAAGGACGCGGACTTCGATCTCGACCGCCTGGTGATGCTCTACAACCAGGAGCTGGCCAACGAACTCGGCAACCTTTGCAACCGCGCCCTCAACATGACGGGCCGCTTCTGCAATGGCGTCGTCACGACCGGTGGCGAAACCAATGACGACGACCTCGACCTGCGCGCCTCGCTGGAGACGGTGCTCGGTGACTATCGCGCCGCGATGGACTCCTTCGACGTCGCCGAGGGCCTCAAGGCTCTCAATCGCCACGTCACCTTCTGCAACGCCTACACGGATCGCAACAAGCCATGGGAGCTCGGCAAGGACCCCGCGAAACAGTCGCGCCTCGAAACCGTGCTCGCGAACCTGGTCGAGAGCCTGGCCCACTGCGCGGTGCTGCTTTCGCCCGTGCTGCCTGACCCCGCCGAACGCATCGCCGCCCAGCTCCGCATGGATGATTTGCTGAAGCTGAAGCTGGATGACCTGAAGTGGGGCCTCGTTCCGAACGGCCACGAAACAGGCAAGCCGAAGCCGGTCTTCCCGAAGATCGTCATCGAGGAAGCGGAATGA
- the ruvX gene encoding Holliday junction resolvase RuvX produces MDEGPHPALGIDHGDARIGIAATDPLGILAHPVETIDVRASDPIERIAQLVQQRGIRTLVVGLPVRIDGTEGTSAEKVRRFAAKISKRLPAVPLEFVDEAYTTMAASAKLREAGRKAKQQKGVIDQAAAVEILEAWMNGL; encoded by the coding sequence ATGGACGAGGGGCCCCATCCTGCGCTTGGCATTGATCACGGCGACGCCCGCATCGGCATCGCTGCGACGGATCCGCTCGGCATCCTCGCTCATCCGGTGGAGACCATCGATGTGCGCGCGAGCGATCCCATCGAACGCATCGCGCAGCTGGTGCAGCAGCGTGGCATCCGCACCCTTGTCGTCGGATTGCCGGTGAGGATCGATGGCACCGAAGGCACGTCGGCGGAAAAGGTCCGTCGCTTTGCGGCGAAGATCTCAAAGAGACTTCCCGCGGTGCCGCTGGAGTTCGTTGACGAAGCCTACACCACCATGGCCGCGTCGGCGAAGCTGCGCGAGGCGGGCCGCAAGGCGAAGCAGCAGAAGGGCGTGATCGACCAGGCCGCTGCGGTCGAGATCCTTGAAGCTTGGATGAACGGACTCTGA